A region of Mesorhizobium sp. AR02 DNA encodes the following proteins:
- a CDS encoding ActR/PrrA/RegA family redox response regulator transcription factor has translation MTGDENIGAMVEGEDTSLLIVDDDKPFLTRLARAMETRGFVVETAESVEEAVGKARANPPAYAVVDMRLGDGNGLDVVAAIREKREDSRTIILTGYGNIATAVTAVKLGAVDYLSKPADADDIFAALTRTSGERAAPPENPMSADRVRWEHIQRVYEMCERNVSETARRLNMHRRTLQRILAKRAPR, from the coding sequence ATGACAGGCGATGAAAATATTGGCGCAATGGTTGAAGGCGAGGACACCTCGCTTCTGATCGTCGATGACGACAAGCCGTTCCTCACCCGTCTGGCCCGCGCCATGGAAACCAGGGGTTTTGTGGTCGAGACCGCCGAGAGCGTCGAGGAGGCCGTGGGCAAGGCGCGCGCCAATCCGCCGGCCTATGCCGTGGTCGACATGCGGCTTGGCGACGGCAACGGCCTCGACGTCGTCGCCGCCATCCGCGAGAAGCGCGAGGATTCCCGCACCATCATCCTGACCGGCTACGGCAACATCGCCACCGCGGTGACCGCGGTGAAGCTCGGCGCCGTCGACTATCTGTCGAAGCCCGCCGATGCCGACGACATCTTCGCCGCGCTCACCCGCACCTCTGGCGAGCGCGCCGCGCCGCCGGAAAATCCGATGTCGGCCGACCGTGTGCGCTGGGAGCATATCCAGCGCGTCTATGAAATGTGCGAGCGCAACGTCTCCGAGACCGCGCGCCGGCTCAACATGCACCGCCGCACGCTGCAGCGCATACTGGCCAAGCGCGCACCGCGCTAA
- the hrpB gene encoding ATP-dependent helicase HrpB: protein MTTRSLPELPVSAVLPALGEALGAGNSAVLVAPPGAGKTTLVPLALLDASWLGSGKIVLLEPRRLAARAAARRMAQLLDEEPGATVGYAMRMENRTSAKTRILVVTEGVLARMILDDPDLPGVSAVIFDEFHERSLDGDFGLALALDVQGALRPDLRLLVMSATLDGARVAKLLSGAPVIESEGRAFPVDIRYDERPAGVPIEDAMAKAIRAALADESGSVLAFLPGQREIERTAERLAGKVGADTDIVPLYGQLDGKAQDAAIKPAPVGRRKVVLATSIAETSITIDGVRVVIDSGLSRLPRYEPASGLTRLETVRVSRASADQRAGRAGRTQPGVTIRLWRAEQTSALPAFTPPEILEADLSGLLLDCAAFGVADPTALAFLDPPPAPALNEARVLLRALHAIDEVGRLTEAGASMRKLALPVRLAHMVAEAAGSGHAGEAAMLAVLLTERGLGGDGADLERRLMRFRGERSPRATAARQLAERLAKQVGGTKNSEAVPAGPLLIHAWPDRVAKARGERGRFVLANGSGAMLDAADPLAGEPFLIVADLQGKAQNARIAAAAAIGEDDVRATLADRIETRRQTSFDRERRAVRVRETVRLGAITLAERMLPAPAGAEADRAIADALREHGLSLLSWSKEAETLRHRLSWLHRGLGAPWPDMSDAVLIERLDDWLLPFLSGAASLAAIDPGVVSAGLASLVPHELQRKVEALAPTHFDAPSGSHVPIRYDGEWPVLAVRVQELFGLDRHPSIANGTVPLTLELLSPAHRPIQTTRDLPGFWRGSWADVRADMRGRYPKHVWPENPLLAAATARAKPRGT from the coding sequence ATGACGACAAGATCCCTGCCGGAGCTTCCGGTATCCGCCGTGCTGCCAGCGCTGGGCGAAGCGCTTGGCGCCGGCAACAGCGCGGTGCTGGTGGCGCCGCCCGGCGCCGGCAAGACGACGCTGGTGCCGCTGGCGCTGCTCGATGCGTCCTGGCTGGGTTCGGGCAAGATCGTGCTGCTCGAGCCGCGCCGGCTCGCCGCCCGCGCCGCCGCCCGCCGCATGGCGCAATTGCTTGATGAGGAGCCGGGTGCCACGGTCGGTTACGCCATGCGCATGGAAAACCGCACTTCGGCGAAAACCAGGATATTGGTCGTCACCGAGGGCGTGCTGGCGCGGATGATCCTCGATGATCCCGACCTGCCCGGTGTTTCGGCGGTGATCTTTGACGAATTCCACGAACGTTCGCTCGACGGCGATTTCGGCCTGGCCCTGGCGCTCGACGTGCAAGGTGCGCTGCGTCCGGATCTGCGTCTGCTGGTGATGTCGGCGACGCTTGACGGCGCCCGTGTCGCCAAACTCCTGTCGGGCGCGCCGGTGATCGAAAGCGAGGGCCGCGCCTTTCCGGTCGACATCCGTTACGACGAACGGCCCGCCGGTGTTCCGATCGAGGACGCCATGGCCAAGGCGATCCGCGCCGCCCTCGCCGATGAGAGCGGCAGCGTGCTTGCCTTCCTGCCCGGCCAGCGCGAAATCGAACGCACCGCCGAGCGGCTGGCCGGCAAGGTTGGCGCCGACACCGACATCGTGCCGCTCTATGGCCAGCTTGATGGCAAGGCGCAGGACGCCGCGATCAAGCCGGCGCCGGTGGGCCGCCGCAAGGTGGTGCTGGCGACCTCGATTGCCGAGACCTCCATCACCATCGACGGGGTACGCGTCGTCATCGATTCCGGCCTGTCGCGCCTGCCGCGCTATGAGCCTGCGAGCGGCCTCACCCGGCTGGAAACCGTGCGCGTCAGCAGGGCCTCGGCCGACCAGCGTGCCGGTCGCGCCGGACGCACGCAACCGGGCGTCACCATCCGGCTGTGGCGCGCCGAGCAGACATCAGCACTTCCCGCCTTCACGCCGCCGGAAATCCTCGAAGCGGATCTCTCCGGCCTGCTGCTCGACTGCGCCGCCTTCGGCGTCGCCGATCCGACGGCGCTCGCCTTCCTCGATCCGCCGCCGGCCCCGGCACTCAACGAGGCAAGGGTGCTGCTGCGCGCGCTCCATGCCATCGACGAAGTGGGGCGCTTGACGGAAGCAGGCGCTTCGATGCGCAAGCTCGCTCTGCCGGTGCGGCTGGCGCATATGGTCGCCGAGGCTGCCGGCAGCGGCCATGCCGGCGAGGCAGCCATGCTCGCCGTATTGCTCACCGAACGCGGCCTTGGCGGTGATGGCGCCGATCTTGAGCGGCGGCTGATGCGCTTTCGCGGGGAAAGATCGCCGCGCGCTACGGCCGCGCGGCAACTCGCCGAGCGGCTGGCGAAGCAGGTGGGCGGCACAAAAAACAGCGAAGCTGTGCCTGCCGGTCCTTTGCTTATCCATGCCTGGCCGGACCGCGTCGCCAAGGCGCGCGGCGAACGCGGGCGCTTCGTGCTGGCCAATGGCTCCGGCGCCATGCTCGATGCCGCCGACCCGCTGGCGGGCGAGCCGTTTCTGATCGTCGCCGACCTGCAGGGCAAGGCGCAGAATGCGCGCATAGCGGCCGCCGCCGCAATCGGCGAGGACGACGTCCGCGCCACGCTGGCCGACCGAATCGAAACACGCCGGCAGACAAGCTTCGATCGCGAGCGCCGCGCCGTGCGCGTGCGCGAGACGGTTCGTCTCGGCGCCATCACGCTCGCCGAACGCATGCTGCCGGCGCCGGCCGGCGCCGAGGCCGACCGCGCCATAGCAGACGCCTTGCGCGAGCACGGCCTATCGCTACTGAGCTGGAGCAAGGAGGCCGAGACGCTGCGCCATAGGTTGTCCTGGCTGCATCGTGGTCTCGGCGCACCCTGGCCCGATATGTCGGATGCCGTCCTCATCGAGCGCCTCGACGACTGGCTGCTGCCCTTCCTGTCGGGTGCGGCTTCCCTGGCCGCCATCGATCCCGGTGTTGTCTCGGCCGGCCTGGCCTCGCTCGTGCCGCACGAGCTGCAGCGCAAGGTCGAGGCGCTGGCGCCAACCCATTTCGACGCGCCATCGGGCAGCCACGTGCCGATCCGCTACGACGGCGAATGGCCGGTTCTGGCGGTCCGTGTGCAGGAACTGTTCGGCCTCGACCGCCACCCCTCGATCGCCAATGGCACCGTACCGCTGACGCTCGAACTGTTGTCGCCGGCGCATCGGCCGATCCAGACGACGCGCGACCTGCCCGGCTTCTGGCGCGGCTCCTGGGCCGACGTGCGCGCCGACATGCGCGGCCGTTATCCCAAACATGTCTGGCCGGAAAACCCGCTGCTCGCCGCCGCCACCGCCCGCGCCAAGCCGCGCGGGACCTAA
- the nhaA gene encoding Na+/H+ antiporter NhaA, producing MQDLKQRPVSVFREFLDGEAAGGIILMAAAALALIVANSPLAETYFSVLHAYLGPLSVSHWVNDGLMAVFFLLVGLEIKREMLDGQLSTWPRRVLPGIAAAGGMLVPALVYVLINRNNSAALSGWAIPTATDIAFALGVLSLLGSRVPASLKVFLTALAIIDDLGAVIIIAIFYTSGLSLAYLGAAFAVIAVLIVLNRMRVMTLVPYLVLGAILWVLVLKSGVHATLAGVALALTIPLERSAGIGHDLDHSPLHRLEHGLHKIVPFVVIPIFGFANAGVSLAGLSFGALIEPLTLGVAAGLVVGKLVGVFGSSALAIRLGLADLPAHAGWSHMIGISLLCGIGFTMSLFIGLLAFASDVALQDAVKVGILAGSFIAAILGAAVLLMAPAAGGVEEGEE from the coding sequence ATGCAGGATCTAAAACAGCGGCCGGTTTCCGTCTTCCGCGAATTTCTCGATGGCGAGGCGGCCGGCGGCATCATCCTGATGGCGGCGGCGGCGCTTGCGCTGATCGTCGCCAACTCGCCGCTTGCGGAAACCTATTTCTCCGTTCTCCATGCCTATCTCGGCCCGCTCAGCGTCTCGCATTGGGTCAATGACGGGCTGATGGCGGTGTTCTTCCTGCTTGTCGGGCTGGAGATCAAGCGCGAGATGCTGGACGGCCAGCTGTCGACCTGGCCACGCCGCGTCCTGCCCGGCATCGCGGCGGCCGGCGGCATGCTGGTTCCGGCGCTGGTCTATGTCTTGATCAACCGCAACAATTCGGCCGCGCTCTCCGGCTGGGCGATCCCGACCGCCACCGACATCGCCTTCGCGCTTGGCGTTCTGTCGCTGCTCGGCAGTCGTGTGCCGGCTTCGCTGAAAGTCTTCCTGACCGCGCTCGCCATCATCGACGACCTCGGCGCCGTCATCATCATCGCCATATTCTACACAAGCGGCCTGTCATTGGCTTATCTCGGCGCCGCCTTCGCCGTCATCGCCGTGCTTATCGTGCTCAACCGCATGCGGGTGATGACGCTGGTGCCCTATCTCGTGCTCGGCGCAATCCTGTGGGTGCTGGTGCTGAAATCGGGCGTCCACGCCACGCTTGCCGGCGTCGCCCTGGCGCTGACCATTCCGCTCGAACGCTCCGCCGGGATCGGCCACGACCTCGACCATTCGCCGCTGCACCGGCTCGAGCACGGCCTGCACAAGATCGTGCCCTTCGTCGTCATTCCGATCTTCGGCTTTGCCAATGCCGGCGTTTCGCTCGCCGGCCTCAGTTTTGGTGCGCTGATCGAGCCGTTGACACTGGGTGTCGCCGCCGGCCTCGTGGTCGGCAAGCTGGTCGGCGTGTTCGGCTCTTCAGCGCTTGCCATCCGGCTTGGCCTCGCCGATCTGCCGGCCCATGCCGGCTGGTCGCACATGATCGGCATCTCGCTGCTGTGCGGCATCGGCTTCACCATGAGCCTGTTCATCGGCCTGCTCGCCTTCGCCAGTGATGTGGCCCTGCAGGACGCGGTCAAGGTCGGCATCCTCGCCGGCTCCTTCATCGCCGCCATCCTCGGCGCCGCCGTGCTTTTGATGGCGCCGGCTGCTGGTGGGGTGGAAGAGGGTGAGGAGTAG
- a CDS encoding MmcB family DNA repair protein → MPIISPVAINPLIDGRQSDRAMLVRRGVQRLLMEMGAHVLPELSLATGRRADLVALTRQGDIWIIEIKSSIEDFRVDRKWPDYRLNSDRFFFATHPGVPSEIFPEECGFILSDGYGAEILRDAPEHRMAAATRKALMLRIARAGAARLLAAELAGVSVPALEGESE, encoded by the coding sequence ATGCCGATCATCTCCCCTGTCGCAATTAATCCTCTCATCGACGGCCGCCAGTCCGACCGCGCCATGCTGGTGCGGCGCGGCGTGCAGCGGCTGCTCATGGAAATGGGCGCACATGTGCTGCCTGAATTGTCGCTGGCCACCGGCCGCCGCGCCGACCTCGTGGCGCTGACCCGCCAGGGCGACATCTGGATCATCGAGATCAAATCCTCGATCGAGGATTTCAGGGTCGACCGCAAATGGCCCGACTACCGGCTGAATTCCGACCGCTTCTTCTTCGCCACCCATCCCGGCGTGCCCTCGGAGATTTTTCCCGAGGAATGCGGCTTCATCCTGTCCGACGGCTACGGCGCCGAGATCCTGCGCGACGCGCCGGAGCATCGCATGGCGGCGGCAACGCGCAAGGCGCTGATGCTGCGGATTGCGCGGGCCGGTGCGGCGCGGTTGCTGGCGGCGGAACTGGCTGGTGTGTCGGTGCCGGCGCTGGAGGGGGAGAGCGAGTAG
- a CDS encoding ActS/PrrB/RegB family redox-sensitive histidine kinase: protein MINVLRSPDFQQSQRLRLNTLIRLRWLAIVGQSVAVLVVAYGLKFPLPVSLCFALIACSAWMNLFLAFRFPAAHRLTPFAAFGILIFDSLQLAGLLYMTGGLTNPFSLLMTVPVVISATSLPLRLTAILGGLVMIAATLLVFFHLPLPWYEGAPLAMPFIYVAGMWMAVLSSIAFTAIYAFRVAAEARLLANALAATELVLQREQHLSALDGLAAAAAHELGTPLATIALVAKEMEKALGSDPKYGEDVKLLRSQSERCREILKRLTSLSSEGEAHLSRLPLTSLVEEVTAPHRDFGISIKLRPGERTGPEPVGRRNPGVIYGLGNLVENAVDFARKSVTVRWSWDEAAVTFSIIDDGPGFPPEIIDRIGEPYMSTRQGTEAGGGLGLGLFIAKTLLERSGATLDFRNSSGLGEGAVVQISWPRTVFLNPESAPATMFDTA, encoded by the coding sequence ATGATCAACGTTTTGCGTTCGCCCGATTTTCAGCAGAGCCAGCGGCTGCGCCTCAACACGCTGATCCGGCTGCGCTGGCTGGCCATTGTCGGGCAGAGCGTGGCGGTGCTCGTCGTCGCCTATGGCTTGAAATTCCCGCTCCCGGTCAGCCTGTGTTTCGCGCTGATCGCCTGTTCGGCGTGGATGAATCTCTTCCTGGCCTTCCGCTTTCCGGCGGCGCACCGGCTCACCCCGTTCGCCGCCTTCGGCATCCTGATCTTCGACAGTCTGCAGCTTGCCGGCCTGCTCTACATGACCGGTGGTCTGACCAATCCGTTCTCGCTGCTGATGACCGTGCCTGTCGTCATTTCGGCGACGTCGCTGCCTCTGCGCCTCACCGCCATCCTCGGCGGGCTGGTGATGATTGCGGCCACCTTGCTGGTGTTCTTCCATCTGCCCTTGCCCTGGTATGAAGGCGCGCCGCTGGCCATGCCCTTCATCTATGTCGCCGGCATGTGGATGGCAGTGCTGTCCTCGATCGCCTTCACCGCCATCTATGCCTTTCGGGTGGCTGCCGAAGCGCGGCTTCTGGCCAATGCGCTTGCCGCCACCGAACTGGTGCTGCAGCGCGAACAGCACCTTTCGGCGCTCGACGGCCTGGCGGCGGCCGCCGCGCATGAGCTTGGCACGCCGCTCGCCACCATCGCGCTCGTCGCCAAGGAAATGGAAAAGGCGCTCGGCAGCGACCCCAAATACGGGGAAGACGTGAAGCTGCTGCGTTCGCAGAGCGAGCGCTGCCGCGAAATCCTCAAACGCCTGACCAGCCTGTCGTCCGAGGGCGAGGCGCATCTGTCCCGCTTGCCGCTGACCTCGCTGGTCGAGGAGGTCACCGCGCCGCATCGCGACTTCGGTATCTCGATCAAGCTGCGCCCGGGCGAGCGCACCGGCCCGGAGCCGGTCGGGCGCCGCAATCCAGGCGTCATCTACGGCCTTGGCAATCTGGTCGAGAACGCCGTCGATTTCGCCCGCAAGAGCGTCACCGTGCGCTGGAGCTGGGATGAGGCTGCCGTGACCTTCTCGATCATCGACGACGGCCCCGGCTTCCCACCCGAAATCATCGACCGCATCGGCGAGCCCTACATGTCGACGCGCCAGGGTACGGAAGCCGGCGGTGGCCTGGGGCTCGGCCTGTTCATTGCCAAGACGCTGCTCGAACGCTCGGGCGCCACGCTCGATTTCCGCAATTCGAGCGGCCTGGGCGAGGGCGCGGTAGTGCAGATTTCGTGGCCGAGGACGGTCTTCCTGAACCCGGAATCGGCCCCGGCCACCATGTTTGACACTGCGTAA
- a CDS encoding L,D-transpeptidase, producing MRMKSLAIIAALALSTAIAGCSTIGGQIFSNDYGAVTDAGYQLPRIPIEKVPRQYHRQEVNYDTKEKPGTIIVDTQNKFLYFVEGDGRAIRYGIGVGREGFEWHGTAHIAIKREWPTWTPPSQMIKRQPELAKFADGMEPGLKNPLGARAMYLFNKGGDMGYRLHGSPEWNSIGKAMSSGCIRLMNQDVIDLYDRAEVGAKVIVL from the coding sequence ATGCGCATGAAGTCGCTTGCAATAATTGCCGCATTGGCGCTGTCCACTGCCATCGCCGGTTGCAGCACCATTGGCGGGCAGATCTTCTCCAACGACTACGGCGCGGTGACCGATGCTGGCTACCAACTGCCGCGCATCCCGATCGAAAAAGTGCCGAGGCAATATCACCGGCAGGAAGTGAACTACGACACCAAGGAAAAGCCGGGCACCATCATCGTCGACACGCAGAACAAGTTCCTCTACTTCGTCGAGGGCGACGGCCGGGCGATCCGCTACGGCATCGGCGTCGGCCGCGAGGGTTTTGAGTGGCACGGCACCGCCCATATCGCCATCAAGCGCGAATGGCCGACCTGGACGCCGCCCTCGCAGATGATCAAGCGCCAGCCGGAGCTCGCCAAGTTCGCCGACGGCATGGAACCGGGCCTGAAGAACCCGCTTGGCGCGCGCGCCATGTATCTGTTCAACAAGGGCGGCGACATGGGCTACCGCCTGCACGGCAGCCCGGAATGGAACTCGATCGGCAAGGCGATGTCGTCGGGCTGCATCCGGCTGATGAATCAGGACGTCATCGACCTCTATGATCGCGCCGAGGTCGGCGCCAAGGTCATCGTCCTCTGA
- a CDS encoding DMT family transporter, with translation MTNGILLALIAYASYSGSDAVIKSLGGQFTVFEIGFFATLFAGFFLFFTRPAGERWRDFWHMKRPWAVQARAWAGIASGVLSVYAFTHIPLAEVYALIFLAPLLVTILSTVILKEKVGPWRWLAVFAGFAGVMLVVRPGFRELNLGHLAAFVNAFLAATSVILLRSLAQQEKRTSMLGVLVGYGLLFNGVGAAATSFTLPNAMQLVWLAMAGAFTAGGQFMQLLAAKYAPANRIAPTHYSQIVWAVILGALFFREYPDWLSLVGLAIVGGAGLLTMVREEVRLGTVRWNPFSRTRL, from the coding sequence GTGACGAACGGAATCCTGCTCGCCCTGATCGCCTATGCAAGCTATTCGGGCAGCGATGCCGTTATCAAGAGCCTGGGCGGACAGTTCACCGTCTTCGAGATCGGCTTCTTCGCCACCTTGTTTGCCGGTTTTTTCCTGTTCTTCACCCGCCCGGCGGGTGAACGCTGGCGCGATTTCTGGCACATGAAGCGGCCATGGGCCGTGCAGGCCCGGGCCTGGGCCGGCATCGCCTCGGGCGTGCTCAGCGTCTATGCCTTCACGCACATTCCTCTGGCCGAGGTCTACGCCCTGATCTTCCTGGCGCCCTTGCTGGTCACCATCCTGTCGACCGTCATCCTGAAGGAAAAGGTTGGCCCCTGGCGGTGGCTGGCCGTGTTTGCCGGCTTTGCCGGGGTGATGCTGGTGGTGCGGCCGGGTTTTCGTGAATTGAACCTCGGCCATCTGGCCGCCTTCGTGAACGCTTTCCTCGCCGCGACCAGCGTCATCCTGCTGCGGTCGCTCGCCCAACAGGAGAAGCGCACGTCGATGCTCGGCGTGCTTGTCGGCTATGGCCTGCTGTTCAACGGGGTCGGCGCCGCCGCCACCTCGTTCACCTTGCCCAATGCCATGCAGCTTGTCTGGCTGGCGATGGCGGGCGCCTTCACCGCGGGCGGACAATTCATGCAACTGCTTGCCGCCAAATATGCGCCCGCCAACCGGATCGCGCCGACGCATTATTCGCAGATCGTCTGGGCGGTGATCCTCGGGGCACTGTTCTTCCGGGAATACCCCGACTGGCTGTCGCTCGTCGGCCTCGCGATCGTCGGTGGGGCCGGCCTGCTGACCATGGTGCGCGAAGAAGTGCGACTCGGCACGGTGCGCTGGAACCCGTTTTCGCGGACCCGGCTTTAG
- a CDS encoding universal stress protein: MVSKRLSREAGHRRKFLTIIDDTPECERAVAYASKRAQSTSGTLVLLYVIVPDDFQHWLGVEKIMREEANATARAALDGYANKVRQKLGIEPEMVVREGKPTEEIHKLIEEDQDIAILVLAAGAGKEGPGPLVGAVAGKGAAFPIPVTVVPQNLSDEEIDSLA, from the coding sequence ATGGTCTCCAAACGCCTCAGCCGCGAAGCCGGTCATCGCAGGAAATTCCTGACGATCATCGACGATACGCCCGAGTGCGAGCGCGCCGTCGCCTACGCCTCGAAGCGGGCGCAGAGCACCAGCGGCACACTCGTGCTGCTCTATGTCATCGTACCGGACGATTTCCAGCACTGGCTGGGCGTCGAGAAGATCATGCGCGAAGAGGCGAACGCCACGGCGCGCGCGGCTCTCGACGGCTACGCCAACAAGGTGCGCCAGAAGCTCGGCATCGAGCCGGAGATGGTGGTGCGCGAAGGCAAGCCGACGGAAGAGATCCACAAGCTGATCGAGGAAGACCAGGACATCGCCATCCTGGTGCTGGCGGCCGGCGCCGGCAAGGAAGGCCCCGGACCGCTGGTCGGCGCGGTGGCCGGCAAGGGCGCCGCCTTCCCCATTCCGGTCACGGTCGTGCCGCAGAATCTGTCGGATGAGGAGATCGACAGCCTCGCCTAG
- the cueR gene encoding Cu(I)-responsive transcriptional regulator has protein sequence MNVGDAAHRSGLPAKTIRYYEEIGLIAPARAANGYRDYSGDDIHRLTFLRRARNLGFSIDDCRQLMALYQDRGRASHDVRAIAASHVTAIEEKVRELQSMRSTLQKLIHACHGDERPDCPILDDMAGAAAPGSGAAALSA, from the coding sequence ATGAATGTCGGCGACGCTGCCCACCGTTCAGGCCTGCCGGCCAAGACCATCCGTTACTATGAAGAGATCGGCCTGATCGCGCCGGCGCGTGCCGCCAACGGCTACCGCGATTATTCCGGTGACGACATCCACCGGCTGACCTTCCTGCGCCGCGCGCGCAATCTCGGCTTTTCCATCGACGATTGCCGCCAGTTGATGGCGCTCTACCAGGATCGCGGCCGCGCCAGCCACGATGTGCGGGCGATCGCGGCCTCGCATGTCACGGCGATCGAGGAGAAGGTGCGCGAACTGCAATCCATGCGCTCGACCCTGCAGAAACTGATCCATGCCTGCCATGGTGATGAGCGGCCGGATTGCCCGATTTTGGATGATATGGCGGGGGCGGCGGCGCCTGGCAGTGGAGCCGCTGCACTGTCCGCCTGA
- a CDS encoding SMR family transporter, whose amino-acid sequence MPAYAILALAIVAEVIATSAMKASEGFTRFGPSVVVLLGYAAAFFFLAQVLDRIPIGIAYAVWAGGGIVLVALVAWIVYGQRPDAAGLIGMSLILAGVLVLNLLSRTNAH is encoded by the coding sequence GTGCCTGCTTATGCCATTCTTGCCCTGGCCATTGTCGCCGAAGTCATCGCAACGAGCGCGATGAAGGCCTCGGAAGGATTCACCAGGTTTGGTCCATCGGTGGTGGTGCTGCTCGGTTACGCGGCGGCGTTCTTCTTCCTCGCGCAGGTTTTGGACCGGATACCGATCGGCATCGCATACGCTGTGTGGGCGGGCGGCGGCATCGTCCTTGTCGCGCTGGTCGCCTGGATTGTCTATGGGCAAAGGCCGGATGCTGCGGGCCTCATTGGCATGAGCCTGATCCTGGCTGGCGTGCTGGTTCTAAACCTGTTGTCCAGGACCAACGCCCATTGA
- a CDS encoding NifU family protein, which produces MFIQTESTPNPATLKFLPGKEVLLEGTADFRDADSAATASPLAGRLFEIPGVTGVFFGYDFITVTKDGPDWQHLKPAILGAIMEHFMSGAPVMAKAGPAAETSQTGEFYDKADEELVITIKELLDTRVRPAVAQDGGDITFRGFENGTVFLHMKGACAGCPSSTATLKHGIQNLLRHFVPEVQQVEQVS; this is translated from the coding sequence ATGTTCATCCAGACCGAATCGACGCCCAATCCGGCGACGCTGAAATTCCTGCCCGGCAAGGAAGTGCTGCTCGAAGGCACTGCCGATTTCCGCGATGCAGACAGTGCGGCAACCGCCTCGCCGCTGGCTGGCCGGCTGTTCGAGATTCCCGGCGTCACCGGCGTTTTCTTCGGCTACGATTTCATCACCGTGACCAAGGACGGCCCCGACTGGCAGCACCTGAAGCCGGCGATCCTCGGCGCCATCATGGAGCATTTCATGTCCGGCGCGCCTGTCATGGCCAAGGCCGGCCCGGCCGCCGAGACCAGCCAGACCGGCGAATTCTACGACAAGGCGGATGAGGAACTCGTCATCACCATCAAGGAACTGCTCGACACACGGGTGCGCCCGGCGGTGGCCCAGGATGGCGGCGACATCACCTTCCGCGGCTTCGAGAACGGCACCGTGTTCCTGCACATGAAGGGCGCCTGCGCCGGTTGCCCGTCATCGACGGCAACGCTGAAGCACGGCATCCAGAACCTGCTCCGCCATTTCGTGCCTGAAGTGCAGCAGGTCGAACAGGTTTCCTGA
- a CDS encoding PIG-L deacetylase family protein, whose amino-acid sequence MKILALGAHPDDIEIFMFGTLAAYAAQGAELTFAVATDGAKGGRSDATVLARVRREEATAAAALLGATPRFLDFPDGELVADAALIGALKTLIRETGPDLVITHAPNDYHADHRALSDGVRIAASFAVPVLHADTMGGTGFSPTHYVDVSAYRDIKTQAIRAHRSQRPEQYVDRARIQNEFRAGQCNDIPGSLAEAFRFEPTFPFADIRALLPPAPPVRPVTPNTNAVSEAG is encoded by the coding sequence TTGAAAATATTGGCGCTCGGTGCGCATCCGGACGACATCGAGATCTTCATGTTCGGTACGCTGGCCGCCTATGCGGCGCAAGGCGCAGAACTCACTTTTGCCGTGGCCACGGATGGTGCCAAGGGCGGCAGGAGTGATGCCACGGTCCTCGCCCGTGTCCGTCGTGAGGAAGCCACGGCCGCGGCGGCGCTGCTAGGCGCGACCCCGCGCTTCCTCGACTTTCCCGACGGCGAGCTGGTGGCCGATGCCGCGCTGATCGGCGCGCTGAAAACGCTGATACGCGAGACCGGACCGGACCTGGTGATCACGCACGCGCCCAACGACTATCACGCCGACCACCGCGCGCTGTCGGACGGCGTGCGCATCGCGGCCTCGTTCGCGGTTCCGGTGCTGCATGCCGATACGATGGGCGGCACCGGGTTTTCGCCGACGCACTATGTCGATGTTTCCGCCTACCGGGATATCAAAACACAGGCGATCCGCGCGCACCGGTCGCAGCGGCCGGAGCAATATGTCGACAGGGCGCGCATCCAGAATGAATTTCGCGCTGGCCAATGCAACGACATCCCCGGGTCACTGGCCGAGGCCTTTCGCTTTGAGCCGACATTTCCCTTCGCCGACATACGTGCCTTGTTGCCGCCCGCGCCACCTGTGCGGCCGGTGACGCCAAACACGAACGCCGTCAGCGAAGCCGGCTGA